The proteins below are encoded in one region of Belonocnema kinseyi isolate 2016_QV_RU_SX_M_011 chromosome 5, B_treatae_v1, whole genome shotgun sequence:
- the LOC117173062 gene encoding uncharacterized protein LOC117173062 isoform X1: MENERLLRSPQRQREQIRVKCNISYTCTTSGLIQIVALMLPFLAILFVTIQIKDESLIDMSNKWVILQFALILSRLLPFLFYDVEEPYYFKRTMTFYELGMTIAVLLIYVMAIPFLYSKEEPRFLNVMVFLTFGIVINAAHILWIISKLIFRLA; the protein is encoded by the exons atggaaaatgaaagATTGTTACGCTCCCCTCAGAGGCAAAGGGAACAAATCAGAGTAAAGTGCAATATTTCCTACACTTGTACTACTTCAGGATTGATACAAATTGTAGCATTG aTGTTACCCTTTCTTGCAATTCTCTTCGTCACAATTCAAATAAAGGACGAGTCATTGATTGATATGTCAAATAAATGGGTTATTTTACAATTTGCATTGATATTGTCTCGATTgttgccatttttattttatgatgtcGAAGAACCATATTATTTCAAACGTACAATGACATTTTAC GAATTGGGAATGACTATAGCAGTATTATTAATTTACGTAATGGCTATTCCTTTCTTATATTCGAAGGAAGAACCTCGATTTCTCAATGTGATG gtATTTCTAACATTTGGAATAGTTATAAATGCTGCACATATCCTGTggattatttctaaattaatttttagactagcttaa
- the LOC117173062 gene encoding uncharacterized protein LOC117173062 isoform X2 codes for MENERLLRSPQRQREQIRVKCNISYTCTTSGLIQIVALMLPFLAILFVTIQIKDESLIDMSNKWVILQFALILSRLLPFLFYDVEEPYYFKRTMTFYELGMTIAVLLIYVMAIPFLYSKEEPRFLNVMRRSFAIKPRIT; via the exons atggaaaatgaaagATTGTTACGCTCCCCTCAGAGGCAAAGGGAACAAATCAGAGTAAAGTGCAATATTTCCTACACTTGTACTACTTCAGGATTGATACAAATTGTAGCATTG aTGTTACCCTTTCTTGCAATTCTCTTCGTCACAATTCAAATAAAGGACGAGTCATTGATTGATATGTCAAATAAATGGGTTATTTTACAATTTGCATTGATATTGTCTCGATTgttgccatttttattttatgatgtcGAAGAACCATATTATTTCAAACGTACAATGACATTTTAC GAATTGGGAATGACTATAGCAGTATTATTAATTTACGTAATGGCTATTCCTTTCTTATATTCGAAGGAAGAACCTCGATTTCTCAATGTGATG